One Methylobacterium sp. 77 DNA window includes the following coding sequences:
- a CDS encoding DUF1328 domain-containing protein, with amino-acid sequence MTLLKWALICFVISLLAGGLGFTGIASGARSLSRILFGVFLVIAIVIVVLAIAAGKMIF; translated from the coding sequence ATGACCCTTTTGAAATGGGCCCTCATTTGTTTCGTCATCTCGCTCCTGGCGGGCGGCCTCGGCTTTACCGGGATCGCGTCCGGCGCGCGCTCGCTGTCGCGGATCCTGTTCGGCGTGTTCCTGGTGATCGCGATCGTCATCGTCGTGCTGGCCATTGCTGCCGGAAAGATGATCTTCTGA
- a CDS encoding SDR family oxidoreductase has product MTAPVPSIPEKTCLVTGATSGIGYETALGLARAGARVGIVGRDAGRTDATAARLREAVAGASIDVFLADLSSQAEIRRLAAEVRGRYARLDVLVNNAGAIFDSRHLTVDGLERTWALDHLAYMLLTLELLDLMKASAPARVVNVASMAHKRGRTDFDDLDGARRYGALKAYAQAKLGNVLFTAALARRLVGTGVTANSLHPGVIASGFAGGTGGWFGFGWSLIRPFLANPADGAATSLHLATSPEVETVSGLYFSRCRPVPTSSIGRDHDLQERVWALSLRQLGLSV; this is encoded by the coding sequence ATGACGGCGCCCGTGCCGTCTATCCCGGAGAAAACCTGTCTCGTGACCGGCGCCACCTCCGGCATCGGCTACGAGACAGCTCTGGGTCTGGCGCGGGCCGGTGCCCGGGTCGGGATCGTCGGCCGCGATGCCGGCCGCACCGATGCCACGGCCGCTCGCCTCCGAGAGGCCGTGGCCGGCGCCTCCATCGACGTCTTCCTCGCCGACCTTTCCTCGCAGGCGGAGATCCGGCGCCTCGCCGCCGAGGTGCGGGGGCGCTACGCCCGTCTCGACGTGCTGGTGAACAATGCCGGCGCCATCTTCGATTCTCGGCATCTCACCGTCGACGGGCTCGAGCGGACCTGGGCCCTCGACCATCTCGCCTACATGCTGCTGACCCTGGAACTGCTCGACCTGATGAAGGCGAGCGCGCCCGCCCGCGTCGTCAACGTCGCTTCGATGGCGCATAAACGCGGCCGGACCGACTTCGACGATCTCGACGGTGCCCGGCGTTACGGGGCGCTGAAGGCCTATGCGCAGGCCAAGCTCGGCAACGTGCTGTTCACGGCCGCCCTCGCCCGCCGCCTCGTCGGCACCGGGGTCACCGCGAATTCCCTCCATCCGGGCGTCATCGCCAGCGGGTTCGCCGGCGGCACCGGAGGCTGGTTCGGCTTCGGCTGGTCGCTGATCCGGCCCTTCCTGGCCAACCCCGCCGATGGCGCCGCGACGTCGCTCCACCTCGCGACATCGCCGGAGGTGGAGACCGTCAGCGGACTGTACTTCTCCAGATGCCGCCCGGTCCCGACCTCGAGCATCGGCCGCGACCACGATCTTCAAGAACGCGTCTGGGCCTTGAGCCTGCGGCAGCTCGGGCTGTCGGTGTAG
- a CDS encoding DoxX family protein: protein MSTITANTVPTASKGFAITSWAVRLLLAAAFLAAGSAKLAGIPMMVQTFDGIGIGQWFRYLTGAIEVASAVLLLLPSTRLVAAIALACTMLGAIVTHLAIIGGTPLPAGMLLVLTLVVIGLHRSDSDRLKARLR from the coding sequence ATGTCGACCATCACCGCCAACACCGTCCCAACCGCCTCGAAAGGCTTCGCCATCACCTCATGGGCGGTGCGCCTCCTCCTCGCCGCCGCCTTTCTCGCCGCAGGAAGCGCCAAGCTCGCCGGAATCCCGATGATGGTTCAAACCTTCGACGGAATCGGCATCGGCCAGTGGTTCCGCTATCTCACCGGCGCCATTGAAGTGGCGAGCGCGGTGCTGCTGCTCCTGCCCTCCACGCGTCTCGTCGCGGCCATCGCCCTCGCCTGCACCATGCTCGGCGCCATCGTCACCCATCTGGCCATCATCGGCGGAACGCCCCTGCCGGCCGGGATGCTGCTGGTTCTGACCCTCGTCGTGATCGGCCTGCACCGGTCGGACAGCGATCGTCTCAAGGCCCGCCTGCGCTGA
- a CDS encoding deoxyribodipyrimidine photo-lyase, whose translation MAIQAKRIRELKDGDPNTGASYVLYLMQQANRAHFNPALEFAIEEANRLGLPVVACFGLLDGTNGFPEANARHYAFLLQGLADAKAGLEARGIHFVMRKASPADIAIALSDKAALLVLDRGYLAIQKRWYGEIVKAAKVRIVQVEGDVVVPVETASPKHEYAARTLRPKITKLLDEYVEALKPRDVTHKAGLGSPKRGLPKSEIDISDPDAVLAGMSLDREVNPVKRFTGGETEARRRLKAYLAGPFRSYGSDRNRPEAGAASHMSPYLHFGQISPVEIALAVRASKAGVSEDRASYLEELVVRRELAMNHVHYTERYDSFAHAVPEWARKALADHADDERPHLYSEAQLAEGKTHDEYWNAAQAEMRVTGYMHNHLRMYWGKKILEWSPSAEEGFKRTLRLNNRYFLDGRDANSFTNVAWVYGLHDRPWARRPIFGTVRYQSENSLRKFDAKAYLKTVGELCAAEGEVKKTVRKRS comes from the coding sequence ATGGCGATTCAGGCGAAGCGTATCCGTGAGTTGAAAGACGGCGACCCGAATACGGGTGCATCCTACGTCCTCTACCTGATGCAACAGGCCAACCGGGCGCATTTCAATCCGGCCCTGGAATTCGCCATCGAGGAAGCCAATCGGCTCGGTCTTCCCGTCGTCGCCTGTTTCGGTCTGCTCGACGGCACGAATGGCTTTCCCGAGGCCAATGCCCGCCATTACGCCTTCCTGCTGCAGGGGCTCGCCGATGCGAAGGCGGGGCTGGAGGCGCGCGGCATCCATTTCGTGATGCGCAAGGCGTCCCCGGCGGACATCGCCATCGCGCTGTCCGACAAGGCGGCCCTCCTCGTCCTCGACCGTGGCTACCTCGCCATCCAGAAGCGCTGGTACGGCGAGATCGTGAAGGCGGCCAAGGTCCGCATCGTTCAGGTGGAGGGGGATGTGGTGGTGCCGGTGGAGACCGCATCGCCCAAGCACGAATACGCGGCGCGGACCCTTCGCCCCAAGATCACGAAGCTCCTCGACGAATATGTCGAGGCGCTCAAACCCCGCGACGTGACCCACAAGGCTGGGCTCGGATCGCCCAAGCGCGGCCTGCCCAAGAGCGAGATCGACATCTCGGACCCGGATGCGGTGCTGGCCGGAATGAGCCTCGACCGTGAGGTGAACCCGGTCAAACGCTTCACCGGCGGCGAAACCGAAGCGCGCCGGCGCCTCAAAGCCTATCTCGCCGGGCCGTTCCGCTCCTATGGCAGCGACCGCAACCGGCCCGAGGCCGGCGCCGCCTCGCATATGAGTCCCTACCTGCATTTCGGACAGATCTCGCCGGTGGAGATCGCCCTCGCGGTGCGAGCCTCGAAGGCGGGCGTCTCCGAGGACAGGGCCTCCTATCTCGAAGAACTCGTGGTGCGGCGAGAGCTCGCGATGAACCACGTCCATTATACCGAGCGCTACGACAGCTTCGCCCATGCGGTGCCGGAATGGGCGCGGAAAGCCCTGGCCGACCATGCCGATGACGAGCGCCCGCACCTCTATTCCGAGGCGCAGCTCGCCGAGGGCAAGACCCATGACGAATACTGGAACGCGGCCCAGGCCGAGATGCGGGTGACCGGCTACATGCACAACCACCTGCGCATGTACTGGGGCAAGAAGATCCTCGAATGGTCCCCGAGCGCGGAGGAGGGGTTCAAGCGCACCCTGCGGCTCAACAACCGCTACTTCCTCGATGGCCGCGACGCGAATTCCTTCACCAACGTCGCCTGGGTCTACGGCCTGCATGACCGACCCTGGGCGCGCCGGCCGATCTTCGGAACGGTGCGGTACCAGAGCGAGAACTCGCTGAGGAAGTTCGACGCCAAAGCCTATCTCAAGACCGTCGGCGAGCTCTGCGCGGCCGAGGGCGAGGTGAAGAAGACGGTGCGCAAGAGAAGCTGA
- the dctP gene encoding TRAP transporter substrate-binding protein DctP: MASHPARRSLLAAGFGGAAAALSTGAARAEAMPEMRWRLASHYPKSLDILFGAPETLARLVAEATDGRFQIQVLPPGEPVPAEGVIDAVSGASVEMGHAPATLGTGRDPTFALATAMPFGLNARGQNAWWLQGGAADLFAEVFAKHGVVSLPGGNTGAQMGGWFRREVKSVADLQGLKIRIAGLGAQVLAKFGAVPQGNPGPEIYAGLESKALDAAEWIGPYDDEKLGLQKVAPTYHYPGFWEGSAMLHFWIGAEAWKALPKAYRAILQSAAAQAHAEVQAKYDARNPRALRRLVAGGAQLRPFPQDVMEAALKHANDVYGEISAKNADFKRIYEAMKTFRNEEYLWFQVAEYTYDNFMIRARARG, from the coding sequence ATGGCCTCACACCCTGCGCGACGCAGCCTGCTCGCCGCCGGATTCGGCGGTGCCGCCGCAGCCTTGTCGACGGGGGCGGCACGGGCCGAGGCGATGCCCGAGATGCGCTGGCGGCTGGCCTCGCACTACCCGAAATCCCTCGACATCCTGTTCGGCGCGCCGGAGACCCTGGCCCGCCTCGTCGCCGAGGCCACGGATGGCCGGTTCCAGATTCAGGTTCTGCCGCCGGGCGAGCCGGTGCCGGCCGAGGGCGTGATCGATGCGGTGTCCGGCGCTTCGGTGGAGATGGGGCATGCGCCGGCGACCCTCGGGACCGGTCGGGACCCGACCTTCGCGCTGGCCACCGCCATGCCTTTCGGCCTCAATGCCCGCGGCCAGAATGCATGGTGGCTCCAGGGCGGCGCCGCCGACCTGTTCGCGGAGGTCTTCGCCAAGCACGGGGTGGTGAGCTTGCCCGGCGGCAATACCGGGGCTCAGATGGGCGGCTGGTTCCGTCGCGAGGTGAAGAGCGTCGCCGACCTCCAGGGCCTCAAGATCCGCATCGCCGGCCTCGGCGCGCAGGTCCTGGCGAAGTTCGGTGCCGTGCCGCAGGGGAATCCGGGGCCGGAGATCTATGCGGGGCTGGAATCGAAGGCGCTCGACGCGGCCGAGTGGATTGGCCCCTACGACGACGAGAAGCTCGGATTGCAGAAGGTGGCGCCGACCTACCATTACCCCGGTTTCTGGGAAGGCAGCGCGATGCTGCACTTCTGGATCGGCGCGGAGGCGTGGAAGGCCCTGCCGAAAGCCTATCGCGCGATCCTTCAATCGGCGGCCGCGCAGGCTCATGCCGAGGTCCAGGCGAAGTACGACGCCCGCAATCCCCGCGCGCTTCGCCGCCTCGTTGCGGGCGGCGCGCAGCTTCGCCCTTTCCCCCAGGACGTGATGGAAGCGGCGCTGAAGCACGCCAACGACGTCTACGGCGAGATTTCGGCCAAGAATGCCGATTTCAAGCGCATCTACGAGGCGATGAAGACGTTCCGGAACGAGGAATATCTCTGGTTCCAGGTGGCGGAATACACCTACGACAATTTCATGATCCGGGCGCGAGCCCGCGGATGA
- a CDS encoding chloride channel protein: MLEPNPASPPSRTRLSRLRGAAFDAAPLWRQRLLFLFGGLCVGLAAVAMAKLADWAQDVFRWVLAPSPLIALVVTPLGFAIAILLSIRVFPNSQGSGIPQVIAARHTEDPEIRGALVSLKTAFGKILVMTFGLACGASTGREGPTVQVGAAIMAAVGRLDADRLPGVILAGGAAGVAAAFNTPIAGIVFGIEELSRTYEARTSGLIVATVIAAGLTALAIQGDYTYFGTTKALLPFGPGWIAVPILGVLGGVAGGVFGRVTILFARGLPGRIGGAIRRHPIVFGGLCGLGVALCGLASGGTVYGTGYEEARAMLHGTDAGNPAYAPLKFLSTVFSSISGIPGGLFAPSLSIGAGMGVWLHGLFVDVPIGALVLIGMVAYLTGALQAPITAFVIVTEMTQDHSMMIPLMVTALIADAVSKLICREGLYHALAATILANADPAPPPVVRTA; this comes from the coding sequence GTGCTTGAGCCCAACCCCGCCTCCCCTCCCTCGCGGACGCGTTTGTCCCGCCTGCGCGGCGCGGCCTTCGACGCAGCGCCGCTCTGGCGGCAACGCCTGCTGTTTCTCTTCGGAGGCCTCTGCGTCGGGCTTGCCGCCGTGGCGATGGCCAAGCTCGCGGACTGGGCCCAGGACGTGTTCCGCTGGGTGCTGGCGCCCTCCCCCCTGATCGCCCTGGTGGTGACGCCCTTGGGCTTCGCCATCGCGATCCTGCTGTCGATCCGGGTGTTCCCGAACTCGCAAGGGTCCGGGATTCCTCAGGTGATCGCCGCGCGCCATACCGAGGATCCCGAGATCCGCGGCGCCCTGGTCTCCCTCAAGACCGCGTTCGGCAAGATTCTGGTGATGACCTTCGGCCTCGCCTGCGGCGCCTCGACGGGGCGCGAGGGGCCGACCGTGCAGGTGGGGGCGGCGATCATGGCCGCCGTCGGCCGGCTCGACGCCGATCGCCTGCCCGGAGTCATCCTCGCAGGAGGAGCGGCGGGGGTCGCGGCCGCCTTCAACACACCCATCGCCGGCATCGTCTTCGGCATCGAGGAACTGAGCCGGACCTACGAGGCGCGCACCAGCGGGCTCATCGTCGCCACGGTCATCGCGGCCGGCCTGACGGCGCTCGCGATCCAGGGCGACTACACCTATTTCGGCACCACCAAGGCTCTCCTGCCCTTCGGCCCCGGCTGGATCGCGGTGCCGATCCTCGGCGTGCTCGGCGGTGTCGCCGGCGGCGTGTTCGGCCGCGTCACCATCCTGTTCGCCAGGGGGCTGCCCGGGCGGATCGGCGGCGCCATCCGTCGCCATCCGATCGTGTTCGGCGGCCTGTGCGGGCTCGGCGTCGCCCTGTGCGGGCTGGCCTCCGGCGGCACGGTCTACGGCACCGGATACGAGGAGGCCCGCGCCATGCTCCACGGCACCGATGCCGGCAATCCGGCCTACGCCCCGCTGAAGTTCCTGTCGACGGTCTTCTCCTCCATCAGCGGCATACCCGGCGGCCTGTTCGCGCCCTCGCTCAGCATCGGGGCGGGGATGGGCGTCTGGCTGCACGGCCTGTTCGTCGACGTGCCCATCGGCGCGCTGGTGCTGATCGGCATGGTCGCCTACCTCACCGGCGCGCTGCAGGCGCCGATCACCGCCTTCGTCATCGTCACCGAGATGACCCAGGACCATTCGATGATGATTCCGCTCATGGTCACCGCCCTGATCGCGGATGCGGTCTCCAAGCTGATCTGCCGCGAGGGGCTCTATCACGCGCTCGCCGCCACCATCCTGGCGAATGCCGATCCCGCCCCCCCGCCGGTGGTGCGGACCGCGTGA